CCCACTGAGCGGTAGAGAGCAAACGTTGCACTCCATCTGGGGTGTGTTCCCCAATTCGCTCAGCCACCTGCCAGCCGTTTTTACGTTCGATTGGGCTCAAGAGGGCCTGTAAGTAGGCCAGGGCGCGTTGACGCTGTTCACTGCGGGCAAAACGAGGAGCAATCCGCTGGTGGAGCGTACCCAGCTCCGTCAACCATCGCCGAGGAAGTGAGGCTGCGCCGGAACGCGTCATTCCCCAGGCTACTGCGCCTTAACTGCGGCTGTAGTACTAGCGGCAGGAGACACGCTGTCAGGTTGTGAGCCTCTTAGGCTCGGTGGCATTCACTTCGCCTGGCCCAGGGTCCGGACCATGGCGTCGAGCAGCGCCGTCTGCGTGTGGCTTCCCTGGAGAATCCAGACCTCCTTCGCGCCCAGCAGCACGTACACCGGAAGCCCACCGCCGTCCCCCGGCACGCTCAGACGCCAGGCTCGCCCTGCCGCTGTGTCCACAGAACCTTCGACACGAATCGCCGTCCCCTCGGAAAGACGGAGGGCTGCTGGGTGGAGGGTGGCCAACGCTCGCACGTATGCCGCGTCATCCCGCACACCCTGGGGAGCACGTTCGTACCGCCGGGCCTGCATCACGGGGACGGGCCTGGGTGCGGCGGGTTCGAGCACGTCAATGGCGTCACCCCCCTCGCGCACGATCTGCCCGAACAGATGCCGGAACCCCAGGCGGCCCGAGTGGACGGCTTTCAGGTCTTCCGGGCGCACCCCAGCGCGGAAGGGCAAGGCGGGTGTGGAAGCCTTGATCCTTCCGTCCCGCGTGCCGACCACCACGATCAACTCCGGGTCATTGAGCAGTGAGTCGTGCTCGGGCACCGGAACGAACGAGCCGTCGGCCTTCAGGTACCTGAACGCGGGAAGGCGAACGACCCCGGGGACCGTCAGGGTCAGGTCGGCGGTCCCGTCCGGCCGAATGATGCCGGAAGCGAGCGCCGGACCTGCCCCACTGTTGGGAGCTCCCACCACAGCCTGGACCCGGGCGCCGGGCTGAAAGCCAGAGGCGCGAACCACGGTCGGCGTGAAGGCCCTCAGCTCTGCGGCAGGAACGTACACGCGGGGTTCGGGCTGGAAGGCGGCGCGGCTGACCTTCCAGCGGTTGGCGGTGCCGCGGGACAGCGTGACGTACAGCGTGCTCCTGGCCCCCACGAGTTTGTACTCTCGCAGGTTGCCTGCCCAGAGTGGCTGACGGAAGGGCAGCACGCGAGCGTCCTGAAATTGCCGGAGGCGGAGCTGGTCAGCCGCAGGAAGATTGCTGGCCAGGCAGGTCTCCACGTTCACCCTCTGGGTCGCGCAGGCGAGGACCGCTTCCGGTTCGTCTTGCGGCACGACGCCCTGGGCGGGGGACATGAGGGAGGACATCAGCACGAGGGCTGAGAGGGTGGGAAGAAAGTTCATGCCAGCATCCTCCTGTTGATTGTCGATGGTGGGTTCGCCAGCCTGCCCAGTGGCTGGCCTCCCGTCCGGAGCTTGCCTGAAGGCTGGGCAGGTCAGCCCCGCGCCAGGACCGTGTCGCGCCGGAAGCTGCGGGCGCCGAACAGCAGCAGGCCAAGGGCCAGTGCCCAGACCACCAGGCCCAGAACGGCAGCCAGGGCCACGCTGAGGTACACCACGCCCGCCGCCTGCCCCACGACGAGCAGGATCACGGGCAGCACCACCACGCCGCCCAGCTGGAAGGCCTCCTGAAACGTCTTCACGCGTGACGAGACGAACACTGTGGCGCCCAGAGCCAGCGCGGCAACCGCGGGGGCCACCCACAGGGCCAGCAGCACCCAGGTCACGTTTGGGAAGAACACCCGCTCCATCACCGGCCAAGCCGAAGTGTTCAGCATGGCGCCGTACACCACGAAGCCCAGCAGGGACAGCAACACCGCAGGCAGCCAGGCGACCGCAACCTTCGCAAGGAAGAGCTCGCGGTCGGTGATCGGGCTGTACGCTAGAGCCTCGAGCGTCTGGCGTTCCTTCTCGCCCGCAAAGCTGTCCGCCGCGATCACGCTGGAGACCATGGTGGGCACGATCAGGAAGATCGGGGCGAGCAGGTACATTCCCATCAGCAGCACCGCCTGCTGGGCTGGGCTGTGCTCGGCCAGCTGACCGCGCAGGACCGGGGACACCTGGGCGAGCATCTCGGAAAGACCCTTCACGGCCGCCCCGCCCCCGGCGAGCACCGGAGCACCCAGACCCACGGCCAGGGGCATCAGGACGAAGAACAGCAGGGGCACCACGACCAGGGGGATCAGGACGGGCTTGCTGCGCGTCAGCAGCCGCAGGTCCTTGCGCATTACGGCCCGCACGGCACGGAAGTTCATGGCGTCACCCCCGGGGCCTGCGGGCCATACAGGCGGAAATACACGTCCTCCAGGGTGGGAGCGTGAGGGACGGCGGCGAACACGTCGATCCCCTCGTCCAGCAGCGTGGTCAGGACGCGCGGAATGTCCTCCCGGCGGACGTCCTCGAGCTCAAGGTGTGACCCCCGGGCGATGCCATCTGCCCCGAGGCGGGCCCCCAGGACGTCGAGCGCTCGGGCCACGTCCTCTCTGGACACTTCCAAGCTGAGCCTCTGGGTCAGGCCGAGGCGGGCCGACAGTTCCGCTTGTGTTCCGCTCGCCACCACGCGTCCTTGCTGGAGGATGCTCACCCGGTCGCACAGCACCTGCGCGTCGGCCAAGTCGTGGGTACACAGCACCACGGTGCGGCCCTCCTCCCGGGCGAGCCGCAGCACCGTGTCGTTCACGGCGCGGGCACTGACCGGATCGAGTCCGCTCGTCGGTTCGTCGAGGAACAACAGGTCTGGGCCGTGCAGCATAGCGCGGGCGAGCGCCAGGCGCTGCTTCATCCCCTTGCTGAAGGTCCCCACGCGGCGGTCGCGGGCCTCGCCCAGATCGAACGCCTCCAGCATCTGCCGGGTTCGCGTTCCCACCTTGTGGACGGGAACTCCGTAGAGGTCGGCGTACAGTTCGAGGTTCTCGCGGGCCGTGAGGCGGTCTTCCAGGCTGGGCGTCTCGGTCAGGACGCCAGTTCTCTTCCGCAGGGCGTCCCCCTGGGTGGCCGGGTCGAGGCCGAGAACGCGCATGTCGCCCTCATCCGCCCTGAGCACGCCGTTCAACAGGCGGACCGTGGTGGTCTTTCCGGCGCCGTTGTGCCCGAGCAGGCCGTAAACCTCCCCGTGCCGGATGGTCAGGTCGACGTGATCGACCGCCACATAAGCGCCGAAATGCCGGGTGAGCTGTGAAGTACGGATGGTCAGTTCGTTCATAGGCTCCTGGTGATGCCGGGGGTCAAAACAGCGGAGTGAGGGTGGTCCTGACGACGAGCGTCAGAGGGTGCGCCGCCCCATTCCGGCCTGCGGCAAGCGTCGGGCGAACAACAGTCCAAGGATCATCCCGCCTGAGCGGTGAGCTGGACCGTGCGCATGGCGATCAGTGGCGACTGCGGGGAGAACAGCCGCTGGGGATGGGGTGCCCGGAGGGCCGATCAACGCAAGCGTGCGCTGCCCGGGGGATGGCGACCATCCCCGCGTCGGTGGAATGCCGTCCCACAGAAAAGGCGGCGTCCGGCACCTCAAGTGGGTACGGCGTGTGTCAGGTCAGGGCCAGACAATTCTTCCGTGCCGACAACCGTGAGGTCTGGCCGGGCCTCCCGCGAGCGTTCGAGGAACCGGGCGAGGACCGGCCTGACCGGTGGCACGACGTTTTCGGGAAGGGCTTCCAGGTCGAAAAACCGCAAGGCGTTGTTCTCACCGACCTGAGGCCGCAGCGTCCCGGACCACCGGGTAGTGAGATACACGGCCGACACGTTGTGGACCTCGTCCCCATTCGGATAGCGGTAGTCCAACTCCGGTCCCGAGAACACCTCGAGCAGCGTCAGGTCCTGCGCGATGAGTCCTGTCTCCTCGAAGAGTTCACATCGGGCGACCGCTTCCAGGGTTCCACCCGGTTCGAGCGCGCCGCCCGGAATGCCCCAGCAGCCGTTGTCGGTCCGCTGGTCGAGGAGCAGTTGCCCGTGTTCATTCAGCACGAGGACCGCGGCTCCGACCATGATGAGGGGTCTGCTGCCGACGAGCCGACGGAGATCACGAATGTAACTCACGTCCGGCAGCGTAACGGGCAGGCGCGTGGCGGACGTGCATCCAAAGGACTACGGCGACCTCACCCCACCGGGAAGCCATTCGAGCTCCAGCACCGGATGGAGCTGCTGGCCGAACACCTCAAAGCCCAGGCGTTCCCAGAAGTTCCGCGCCCGCACGTTCTCCCAGCCTGTGCAGAGCTTGACTAGTGGGTGACCACAGACATGTGCAGGTTTAATTATGGGAGGGGTAGCGGCGGCTCAATTTCAGTCGCGCCTTGTCGGTGTCAAACTGCCAGTCCACTGTGACAGACCGGGTATTTCGGTCTGCTGCCCAAGCTTTGACTTCGTTGTTCAGCTGCTCAGCTGTTGCCAAACGCCGTCTCAGGCACTGACGTTCTAGAACCGCCCATTCCAGCTCCGCCATATTTAACCAAGAAGCGTGCTTCGGTGTGTAGACCCACTCGAAACGCCGTTTTAAGCGGTTGGCTTCCTCGGGCGGAAGGTGTTCGTACAACGCGGTTGGGGTATGCGTGGACAGTTGATCCAGCACCAGTCGAATTCGCTTCGCGTCAGGGTAGCGCAGATGCAGGCTCTGCATCTGCGCTGCGAAGTGCTGATTCCCGCGACGTTCGGTCGCCGTCACGGTTCGCTGCCCAGTCAAGGGTTCAAAGGCGATGAAGAGATTGGCCGTTCCACAACGCCTGTACTCGTAGTCCACCCGTGCCGGGTGTCCCGGCACGGGTGGAAGGGGCTCAACGATGTGCTCCAACAGTTGATAGGACTTTTCATCAAAGCAGACGACGGGGTACTGCGGGTCATACGGCTGGGCGTAGGTGTCCAGCACCTCCTCCATCCGCCAGACAAAGTCTGCGCCTACCTTGGCTGTACACCAACTCTGGACCTGCCACGGCTTGAGGTCGTTTTTTTCAGTGTTCGCCGGACCGTCTCATCACTGATGCTTTCCACCACGCCCAGCGTCACCAAACGATCCGCAAGGAGTTGCATGGTCCACTTTGCTTGCCCGTCTGGACCTTCCGAGCAGGCTTCCGCAATCAGGATGGCGGTTTCCTTCGGTCCAAGTTTCGTGGGTGGCTTGGGGCGTGCCTTCTCATAGAGGGCAGTTTGTAAGCCACCTTCAACATATTTCTTCCGAATACTGGCAACGGTCAAATGACTGATTCCCAGGCGCTCCGCCACGTCATCATCCTTGAACTGCTCATCCGCCAACAGCAGGAGTCGCGCCCGGGTCATCACCCGGGCACTGATGACACCCTTGCGGGTCATGTCGATGAGTTGCTTCCGCTCCTCATCACTCAGCGTCACCACAAACTGTTTGCGCCGTCCCATCTCCCCATCTTAGACCTGTCCTCGTCTGTGGTCATCCACTAGTCCTATGCCCTGTGGACGAGCCCCATCGTTCAACGCCAAGTTCAGTCCCGTCCCCCCTCCGTGATCCTGAGGGTTGAGCAGCAACAACCTTAGACAGAACGTCTGCGCTCGGGATCACCGCACTGCACGTCGTCCAACTCCCGACAGCGTGGCAGCGTGACCGTGCGCCTTGTTGGCCGCGACGCGAGGAGCAGGAATGTCCGTCCACTGACCGACGTGCCTTCGCACCCCAGCCAGGGACTTGGCCGGGACGCTCGGGCTGAATGAACCGGTGGCCCGCGAGGTCGCCACTGGCCTCGCCACCCGCGTGCTGTTAGGCAGCGTAGCCGGGGAAGTGTTGATTGCTGAGGAGTGCTCTCGCTGCTGCCCTAGCTGCTCTCGCGTAGCCCAGAACCCGGTTCCGCGGCCTCCTGAACGTCGAACCTCAGCGCCAGGCCCGGGCCGTCCTCCCTTGCGGTGGGCTGCTGCCTGACCCAGGTGTTCTTCACGCTCTCCGCCCTGCTCGCGGCCATCCTCGGCCACGCGGTCACGCACCTGCTGCGGCACCCCCTACCAGCACGACGGGCGCCCCCTCCCGGCTCCCGCCCGACCCGCCCGGATGGAAGCTCCGGCACTCAGCGGGTGAGGAAACAGCAGGACAGCCTCAGGGGCCCTGAGGCCCCGCCCAAGTCGGCCCCCTCCGCCATCCGGCAGATTCCCGGACCCAGTCCCCGGGCTATGTTCATACGCCGCCGACAACACGGCGCAAAGGAGCACGATGAGCGATCCAAAGACGAAAACCATCCTCCTGCTGCGGCACGGCTGGTCCGCTGCCGACGATGAAGGCGTTCACGAGGGCCGTTACGACTCTCCCCTCACCGACAAGGGCTGTGCCCAGGTCGCCCGCCTCGCCGCCCGCTGGCTGGCTGAGGAACGGCAGTTCGACCACGTTGTCTGTTCCCCCCTGCGACGCGCGCAAGAAACGGCGCGCCTGCTGGGGGAGCCCCTGGGCTTCGAGCCCCGTCCGGACGAGTTGTGGCTGGAGCAGACAACCGCCCGGTGGCGGGCGTGGCCCTGGCGGAGGTGCGGCGGCGGTTTCCCCATGCGGAGGACGCCACGCCCTTCACGCCTCCCTTCGGTCCGGGCAGCGAGACGCCCGCCGCGATGCACCGCCGGGCGGGCGCCGCGCTGGAAGGGGTGCTGGGCCTTCCGGGAGAGCGGCTGCTCGTTGTGGCGCACGGGGGCATTCTGAACGCGGCGATCCGCAACATCGTGGGCGCGCCGCCCCCGAGTGGCGGCGCCGGGCTGTGGTTCTCCTTCGGGGACACCGGTTTCACCACCGTGCAGTACCACGCCAACCATTCGTGGCGCGTCCTGAGCGTGAACGACCAGCGGCACCCGGAGTGAGGGGTCACCGGTCGGCTCTTGTCCCAGCACATACCGACGTTCTCCGTGTCCTCGTTCAGGCGGGCTCCTCCACCCCGAGAAGCCCCCGCCGG
The sequence above is a segment of the Deinococcus apachensis DSM 19763 genome. Coding sequences within it:
- a CDS encoding ABC transporter ATP-binding protein — protein: MNELTIRTSQLTRHFGAYVAVDHVDLTIRHGEVYGLLGHNGAGKTTTVRLLNGVLRADEGDMRVLGLDPATQGDALRKRTGVLTETPSLEDRLTARENLELYADLYGVPVHKVGTRTRQMLEAFDLGEARDRRVGTFSKGMKQRLALARAMLHGPDLLFLDEPTSGLDPVSARAVNDTVLRLAREEGRTVVLCTHDLADAQVLCDRVSILQQGRVVASGTQAELSARLGLTQRLSLEVSREDVARALDVLGARLGADGIARGSHLELEDVRREDIPRVLTTLLDEGIDVFAAVPHAPTLEDVYFRLYGPQAPGVTP
- a CDS encoding ABC transporter permease subunit; this encodes MNFRAVRAVMRKDLRLLTRSKPVLIPLVVVPLLFFVLMPLAVGLGAPVLAGGGAAVKGLSEMLAQVSPVLRGQLAEHSPAQQAVLLMGMYLLAPIFLIVPTMVSSVIAADSFAGEKERQTLEALAYSPITDRELFLAKVAVAWLPAVLLSLLGFVVYGAMLNTSAWPVMERVFFPNVTWVLLALWVAPAVAALALGATVFVSSRVKTFQEAFQLGGVVVLPVILLVVGQAAGVVYLSVALAAVLGLVVWALALGLLLFGARSFRRDTVLARG
- a CDS encoding IS630 family transposase (programmed frameshift), yielding MGRRKQFVVTLSDEERKQLIDMTRKGVISARVMTRARLLLLADEQFKDDDVAERLGISHLTVASIRKKYVEGGLQTALYEKARPKPPTKLGPKETAILIAEACSEGPDGQAKWTMQLLADRLVTLGVVESISDETVRRTPEKNDLKPWQVQSWCTAKVGADFVWRMEEVLDTYAQPYDPQYPVVCFDEKSYQLLEHIVEPLPPVPGHPARVDYEYRRCGTANLFIAFEPLTGQRTVTATERRGNQHFAAQMQSLHLRYPDAKRIRLVLDQLSTHTPTALYEHLPPEEANRLKRRFEWVYTPKHASWLNMAELEWAVLERQCLRRRLATAEQLNNEVKAWAADRNTRSVTVDWQFDTDKARLKLSRRYPSHN
- a CDS encoding NUDIX hydrolase encodes the protein MSYIRDLRRLVGSRPLIMVGAAVLVLNEHGQLLLDQRTDNGCWGIPGGALEPGGTLEAVARCELFEETGLIAQDLTLLEVFSGPELDYRYPNGDEVHNVSAVYLTTRWSGTLRPQVGENNALRFFDLEALPENVVPPVRPVLARFLERSREARPDLTVVGTEELSGPDLTHAVPT